GTATGCCGATAAGAAAGCACAACTTCTCTATTCTTGGGCCGAAGAAAAACCTTACTTAAGCTGTTATGTAGCAGAGAGTAAGTACCGCTCAAGAGCTGTTGCTACTATTGATGTTGATGATAAGTACAATGCTGAAGATATTATTGCTGCCTTTACTAAAGAAGGTACAGTTAATGGTATCGATGCTTATAGAAAACTTGGTAAGAATCAATTTAGAATTTCTATGTTTCACAATGTGAAGTTTGAAGATCTAGAAAAACTTACTAAGATGATTTCTCTAGCTATAGAATCTTAAAACTTCTTACTCTTTCCTAGATTACCTCTAGGAAAGAGTTCATAGACCCTTTTCCCTTGTCATTAAATACCTTTTTTGAAATAATTTTTTTTTATATTTTAAGGAGAGAATTATGAAAGGTTTACTAATTAGCGTAGCTCTATTATTTGGTTTTAACACTTTTGCAACCTGTAGTAATGAAGCGTTAAGTGAGATCGGATTTAAGATTGAATCTACTAAGTTTCATAGCAATACAAAGAAAGTATTAAATTGGCTATCTCATGATGAAGACTTTTTTGTAGATGATATTGAGACGAAGTTCTTTTCAACTCAATACGGTGGATATGTTCAGTTTAATTCTTACGATCATTTATCAACACCTCAAATGGAAATGTATGGTGATATCGTAGTCATTAGGGCGCTATCTTCTGATGAAGTTCTAGAAGTACGTTGGTATAAGAATGGAATTAAGCATATCTCTTACAATGCTAAGAAGCAGGGATGTGCAAGCGACTTAGTTCCTTACGCAGACAACGCTCTTTTTTAATTTCTATTTAAGCTGGTCATTATCTTAGGCCAGCTCCATTCTCTAGTAGTTGACTAAATTTATAGGCATCACTATTTGTATCTCTAATTGTGTAACTATCTAAATTTAGGAAACTAAGTTAGGAAAAATTATTTAGGCTTCATTCTCGTACTAAAACTATATACAATATTAAAGAAAGTTTAGAGGAGCCTAATGAAAAAATTATTTTTTATACTATGTCTTTTATTTCAGAGTTCAATTTTTTCAAAAGATGCTGATCTTACGATAGAACAGATAGAGCAGATCTTCACGACTGAGCTAAAAAACGCAAAGAAATCAAAAACTGAAACTTTTCAAATTTATAACCTTGTTGCAAGAGAACTTTATAACTATAACTACTTCGAAAAATCTAAAGAGTATTACGAAAAAGCTATTAAGTTAAATGTATCGAATGCTGATCTAACTGAAGCTTATATTAATTTAATGGCAATTGATCATGCCCTAGATAAGAAAGTTTCAAAGAGTAGTTATGATAAGACTATGGCCTATTTTAAAAAATCCGGAAAAATAAAGGATGCAGGTATTGAGAGATATATGAAATTCATAGAAAGCAATTTTATAAATAAGACTAGTAGTATGAATTACGAAGGCTTCTATGGTCAGTACTCGAAAGATACATCTATTAAGAGTTTAGTTGAAAAGAAAAGTTATAAAGAAGCACTATCTTTAATCAATGGGTCCAATATTGAGACTCGTGATATTAATACTAAGATTAAATATGACATTCTTAGAGGACTGGTCATTGGAAAGAAGAAGTTTCCACTGGCCTGTGAGGAAGTCTTAAATAAGTATCCTAATTCATTTTCTTGGAGAATGAAAACTTGCAAGGTTCTGATTCAGTATCAAAATAAAAAAGTTCCGAGTAAAGATGATATTGCAGGTATTCTAAGTTCTTTGAAAAAAGATAGAAGTGAGTCAATGGTCTACCTCGTTAATGCGTTGGAGGATTTAAAATGAAAAAGAACTTCATTTTCCTCCTATTCGTCATGCTTTTCTCTTCTGGTTGTGATCAAACAGGTCTAGGAGTAGGGAGCGCCATTAAAAACCTTTTTTCACTTCCAGTAGATAAGATTAGCGAGGGAGTAAGTCAGTACCAATATGCTTCAATCGAAAAAAGAGATAACGCGAAGTCTGAGATACCTGCTGAATGTTGGGTAAAGAGAAAGAGTGTTAGTGAAGGTCTAGGAGATATCCAAAAGATTCACGACAAAATTAGAGGTAGTGTCTGTTCATGTGTTCCTTGGGGAACTTGTTCAAAGGATGAATGTCCATGCTCTAGGTTGTGTCCAGATAACTTTGATATTTTTAAAAGACCAGAAGTTAAGGATATCTCTGACTACTCTGCAAAGGAAAATTCCTTAGCATTTAGAAATGGAGGCGGAGGTTCACAACATGAGGCCACACAAGGTTACTGTTGGGGACATGCATCTGTATCTTCTAAATTTAATCGATTAGGTTTCTTTGATAAAGAATCTAAACCACCTTTTTCTTTAGATAGTACAAATGAGCAAGAGCAAGATAAGGCCGTAGAGTACTATAAAGATATTATTGATAAAATCGTTGATAATCAGACGGTAGATATTCCAGGGTTTGAAAATTTGTATGAACTATCATCTCATGAACGTCTTCAGTCTTATATTGCTGATCATGTGGCAACATCTTGGTCTAAAAGAGCAATGTCTACTCAAGGTCTAGATATAGCCTTGAGCTCAAAACCAATGAAAAAGAATAAAACGGATAAATTAATAAAAGACATTGTTAAGAAAATTGATCAAAACCAACAGCCTCAAATTGTTTTTACAAAAAAAGGAAGTATGTTCTTAACTCATGCTGTTCTCGTGTCTCATTATGAAAAAGGTGGCGATGGATCGACAAGATTATGTCTAAGAGATAATAATAATGATCGCGTTTCAATTACAAGAAGATCAGAGACCTCTAAAAGTAAACCTTTTGGAGGAAGCTGTAGAGACTATATTCGTGTCTTAGATGATGGTTCTCTCTATTATAATCGTTGGGGAGATTTAGGCGGTGTGACTATGGCCTATAATGAGACGCCAGATTCTCTTAAGCAGTTTAAGAGTTTAAAGCAAAGATGTGCTGACAAAAAAGGCTGTCAAGACTAGAGCTACTTATCTGTACTATTTAAATTAAAGTAGAGCTTTCCAAGATAATCAGTTAATGTTCCAGAAATAGGGTCTCCGTTTGAGACCTTACATTTTTCAAACGTAAAGATTTCAGTATCAAGAGCATCATCTTCGTAAATAGAAGCGAATAGTCCTTCTCTAAAATAATCAATATTTCTAATCTTAAAAGTACATCCTAATGGTTTAAGTTCCACATCATAGGCAGTCGCAATGAACATTGATTCTGCATATTCATATCCTTCACGATAGGAAACATCTTCTAATGAACTAACTTCATTAAACCAGCAAGTAGGTCTTTCGAAATCTAGGGCTCCATAAATATAGGTCGTGTATCTACATGAAACTGGTGGATAATCGTTATATTGAGTAAGCGCTATTTTAGATGAATCTAAACTTAGTGGATCATTATGTGACTGCTTAGGCTTTAAATAATTGTCCACAGCGAGTTGATCTATAGATATCTTCATTAGATTATAACAAAGGACTAGCTCTTCAGTTGAGTTGTACTTTTGTTGGCAAAGATCACGATGAAATTTAGGAATCTCTACTTCTTTAACCCTTCCTTTTAAAAATTTCTTTAGACAGTAGTTTGTTGCAAAGTAATCAGATTGGGCCTCTGTACTATATTTATGAGTAGGCATTACTTTAGGCATTCCTCCAATAAGGTGGCCTAATTCATGACAGACAGTTAGGGCGAAAGTCTCTACTGTCATGGGAGAGATTTTCGCGTATCCACCGTGAAGATTAATGACGCCTTTTCCATTCTTACGACTCGCCCCTGCATTCACAGTAGGAGACTCAAAGTCTAGGTTTAGAGAAATTTCTAAACCAGATGATTCAATCTCTTGTTGCATTTGCTCTAAGACTACTTTTGGAACAGCGTTGAACTGATCTTGAGTAATTGAACCCATTGCTGAAAAGGTAAGAATGTAGATAAGGAGTAGTCTTAGCATTAGCTCTTATTGTACTTCTCTAAGAAGTCCTTTTTAAATTCAGTAAATCTATCTTCTAATATTGCTTCTCTTGCTCTTTCAGCAAGGGATTTGTAGAAAGCTATATTATGAGCAGTCGCAAGGATTGCACCTAAGATCTCATTAGAGTCAAATAAGTGTTTAACATAAGAGCGAGTAAAGTTCTTACAAGCGTAACATTCACAATTTGGCTCTATTGGAAAAAAGTCTCTTCTATAGTTCTTATGCTTAATTCTAATCTTACCTCTGTTTGTAAATAGAGTTCCACCACGTGCAAATTTAGTAGGAATAATACAATCACTCATATCAATTCCATTTTCCCAAATCATAAGAAGGTCTTCTGGATTACCAACTCCCATAACATATCGAGGTTTATCAACTGGCATTAGTGGAGCAGTATAAGTAACAATTTTCTCCATTAGCTCTGGGCCTTCTCCAACTGATACTCCACCAATTGCGTATCCAGGTAGATCTCTTTTAACAAGTTCATCAACACATTCAGATCTATAATCATCATATGTTGAACCTTGAATGATTCCAAATAGGGCCTGCTTTGGATTAGTCCAAGTTGTGATACATCTATCAAGCCATCTGTGAGTTCTATCGATAGAAGTCTTAGTGTACTCTCTAGTAGCTGGGTAAGGGATACATTCATCAAAGGCCATCATAATATCTGAGCCAAGATTTTGCTGTATTTCAATACTTGTTTCTGGTGAAAGGAGAACTGACTTTCCTTTATGGTCTTTAAACTCAGCTCCTTCTTCTCTAATTCCCTTCTTTTGCAAAGAGAATACTTGGAATCCTCCAGAGTCTGTTAGAATAGGTCTAGGCCATCCCATCCACTTATGTAGTCCTCCGGCCTTCTTAATAAGATCAGACCCTGGGCTTAGATGTAAGTGATAAGTATTTGAGAGGATTATTTTTGTATCCATATCTTCTAGAACACTTGGTTGAAGTGCTTTTACAGCACCATGTGTTCCAACTGGCATAAAAACTGGAGTAGGTATATCGCCGTTTGGTGTTCGGATTACACCTGCACGTGCTTTTGAATTCTTGTCTTGATGTACTAATTTAAAGTCAAAGTGTTCTTTAACTTGGTCCTGGATTCTGGACATATTCTATTCTCCTATAAATGATATTGGAGAGTTATGACAGAAAAACCAGCAAATATCCACTGCTTTGCAAAATTGATAGACTAAAATCGCACTTAAAGACTAAAAAATGATAAATTCTTCTCATTAAGAGCAAAAGAGAGCTTCTTTAGGGAAGAATGAAGTTCTTCAACTCCTCTAAGTTGCTTGAATTCAATTAGCTCTTCTAAGAATATATTTGTACTTTGAATTTGTTTAGTTAAAAAATCAATATGGGCCGCGTAGCTATCGCTCTTTGTACTAAGCTGTACTAACTTCCTTGCTAGCTCAAAGTAGTATTCGTAACTTGAGGCTATTTCAATATCTTTTAAATCTCTTTTGGAGCTATGTAAGTCACTATATAACTCAAGCATCTTCGCACTATCCCAAGAGCTGGCCGTGTCGCTATCTTTAACTATGAGAGCATTTTGAAATAAAAGCTTAGTGACTGACAGATGATCTGAAGCATGAACCTTGTTGGATATAGATTTGTAGACATTCATCTCGCCTAATTGGTTTACCATTAAAATATTGATGACTTGTTTCTTTCTCGTAGAATTGGTTACAAATAATAAGAATTTCTTATCACTCGTGTAGAATTCAATACTAGACTTGCTCGTTAGGGACACTTTATCTTTTAGAAATGAGTTGACGAAAATGAGATCTTTTACAAAAGGTCCATGCTCTATAAGTAGGGCAGGAGCTTTTTCTAAGTTCATCGATAGAGAGTTAAGCACTAGGCTTTGAATATCTGCAATAGACTCTTTACTTAGGTTTAAATCTTTTTTACTCGTAAGGGTCTTGTACAAGTGTTGATACTGGTACTTAAATACTGGGTTAATTGTAGCTAACTTAGGGAAAATCTTACTTAGTGATTGCGTCTGCTGAAGCTTAATACTAGTTGAGACAAGTTTTTCATTTAAGCTTATTATTTCTAAAGAACTTTGGTTTTCTTTTACTGAGGGTGAAGGAATCACTCTAAAGTTTTCATTCCACTTGCCTGAAAACTTTAACTTCATAGGCTTTAGGGGCCATACTTTAGTAGCACGAAACTCCTTTGGAACTTTTACATTTAGGGACTCATTTACAGTGTAGTTATCAAACTCACTAAGGTTCAAAATCACAGGACTGACAAAAGGAAGTAAAATAAATATAGGAAGAATTAGAATAAAAGAAATTATAGAAAAAATCTTCGATCTACTCGTTAGAGCAGATCCTGTTATAAATTCTTTTAAAGTTCTTTTCCCAATAACACAAGGTGCATCGAAGATTAATAGTGGCGTTGTCACAACCGAGATAAGACTTCTAAGGATTGCTTGAATCCTAGAGATAAGTACTCCACGGCTAGACTTAATTCCTACTAGAAGTTGTCCAATATTTACTCCAAAAATGAGAGAGCTTATAAGATCCAGAGCAATAAAAGTAAGAATTATAGAAAATAAACTCTCAGTAATATGATGAGAGTATGGGACTTCTTTAATTAGGGGTAAGAGCTTATTGTAAGCAGCACTAAAATGAGTTGCGACAGAGGAGTCTTTTAAAAATTCAAAGACAAGTGTGTATGTAATTGAAGCGTTAATAACGAGAGCGAAAAGCCTTAAGAAAGGACCTGGTGGAGAAACTTTTACAATTGTCGCAGCTGATTTCTTTATTTCAATTTTTCTTGGATCTTCAGAGAAGTCTCTCTTTAAAAAACGAGTTTTTAATCTCTCTATTAAAGTCGAACCCTTAACTCCTTCAAGGAATGAATGATCTTCATCATCATCTTCTTCAGATTCTTGTATTTGCTCCTCAGTCATAGAATCAAATTGAAAACTTGGATCAGTCTCGTCTTCAAAGATTGTGTCGCTTAGTTCATCTGGCGTTGGAGCCTCATCTATTGGAGCTTGCTGCTCTTCAGTGACTTTCATCTCTTCAAAAGTATCATCTATATTTTCTGGTTCAGTTTGCTCTGTTGCCGGGGCAGGTGGAGTCTGTTCTATAGAACCTTCTAAGATCTTTATCTGAACTTCACCACACTTTATAATATCTCCTATATTAAGAAGATACATCTTTCCATGATTGAGCTTTTGCTCTCCAAGATGAGTAGGGTAAGTTCCGCCTAAGTTATGCAAAGAGAGGATACCGTTGTGAACTCTAAAACTTAGATGCATTGGAGCAAGTCCATAATCTTCTATGCATAATTCACTTACATCCGTTGAGCCTAGAGAAAGCTTGTTTTCAAGTGGAATATTATGCGGAGATTGATCTGGAAAGTTAATCTCTAATTCAAAACTAAGTGGCCGAGTCAAATACTATCCTTTTTTATATTCTGTAGCTTTATTGTCTCTATTGATTGGTTTTTATGCAAGCCTAACGACCTTGATAGGAGTAAAAAACTTGGTCTTACGCGTTGCGTGGAAGTTTCTCCCATGTATTTACAATTATTCGTATTTTATTATCATATTAGTAAATAAATTTTTAATAATCACCACATTTCAAGGACGAAACCATGCTCTCAAAAAGCTTGAAAACAATAAAGTTGTTTTCTATTTTCACAGTTCTCATCATGGGAATTGCAAACACTCTTGCGACAGAGAATTATGACGTTGTTAAGCGTTTTAAACTCTTAGAAGACAAATTTAAAACAATGGATATGTTAAATGCTCCAGGGCATGATTTCTATTTAGATATTGGCGCATTAGTAAATAAAAACCTGACTGGATTTATTGATGAAGCAAAAGAAGTTGATAAGGCATCTAATGCACTTACAGCTGCTCAAGACTTTCTTAGAAAGTATGATAAGACTGAACAAAATGCGCGTCTGCGTTTCGGTTTAGGATTTCCACTTCCTTCATTTACTATTATGGGGGCTAAAATAAGACCTAGTGTAAGAACTAGAGTAGGAGTTGGTGTACTAATGGGGATTCGTTCAAAGAACTTTACTCCTGCGGACGCTCTAGAATTTCTTCCTTCTGATTTAGACCCGTCAATTAAAGCAGTCCTCGATAGCTGTAATTACTCATCAATAACTGGTGGGCAAGATTTAGTTCAATACGCAGTCACTAATTGTGGACTTGATTCTACTTTAGCTGCTCCTTACTTGAATAAGTATTACTATCCAAACGATACAACTGTTCCAGTTATCTATAATTATGTACAAGGTGAAGGTCGTGCTGGTCTTTACTTCGATTACAACTACGAAGAGAATTGGTTTGGATCTTTCAACCTTTATGGTCTAGGTAGAGCGGATTTAAAGATGATTGTATCGGATCAGACTCTTGCTGGAAAAGAAGAAATTGCTGACTTTGGTGATGATCTAAATACAACAGTTAATTTAACTACGGACTTAAAATTTGGTTATAAGAATAAGTCTCTTAGAACATTTGCTGCTATTGAGGAAATTCAACTTGCAACAATGACAGATAATGAACAAAAAGCAGGAAAAGTTCTTTACGGAGAAAGTGTTCTATTTAGACTACATGGTGAGTATATTTACACTCTTTCTAACTTTGACGTAAAAGCTTTTGGTGGTGCTCACCATAGATCAGGGTATGGACTAGGTGATGGTTACTATCTAGGAGCAGATCTAAGATTACATGTGTGGGAAGAAAGAATGAAATTAAGATTTAGAGGAATGATCGATGGAGAGCATTTTACTTTTGCTCCTATGCTTGATCTTTGGCTACTACGTCTTGAGTATGTTCTTAAGCAACCACTTTCTTCTGAGTACCAAGGTGTGAAGCCTTCTAGACTTCATGCTTTAAACTTTAGACTTGAATTTTAATTAGACTTTGTTGGGCCTAGAGACTCTAGGCCCTTCTCTTTCCTCTAGTATTTCTTTAAAAACAATAGTTTAGAATCATTTTGAAACCTTGTAATTTCTTTAATCCTTAGTGACTTTGAGTTCTAACTCTGTTAAAAATCACAGACTTAGAAATGAATTAATATTGCAAGGACAGTTATGGCCAACTTTAATGACCTATTACAACACGATGAACTTAAAGCTTATATCAAAGAACAAGGCTTTCAGTATCCTACTCCTGTTCAATTAAAGGGAATACCACTTCTTAGTGATAAGAAATCAATTTCATTACTAGGTAAAACAGGAACTGGTAAAACATTAGCCTACGCACTTCCTATTGTTCAAAATGTTAAGAATGACGAACAAAGTGGAGTTGAAACTAAGGCCGGGCACCCTAAAGCTGTTATCGTTCTTCCAACGAAAGAATTAACTTCTCAAGTGTTTCAAGTTTTTAAAGATATATCTCACTTTTCTAAACTAAGAGTTAGAAAACTCTTAGGTGGAGAGAAAGGACAAAAGAGTAAAGACCTTGGTTCTCAAAGCTTTGAAATTTTAATTACTGGTCCTGGTAGACTTGCGGCCATGCTTGAGAAAAAGGAATTATCACTTACTGATACTAAGTATCTCATCCTAGATGAAGCAGATACACTTTTAGATATGGGATTCTTTAAAGAGATCAAGAAACTGTGGAGCTTTTGTGAATGGGAAGGAACAACTGTAGGGCTTATCTCTGCTACAATGCCAAATGATTTTGATAAATTTAAAGATGAAGTTTTCGAGAAAGTAGATTTCGAAATGTTAGAAGTAGGTGGTCATGGAATTAAGCAAGATATTGAAACTTTCAATATCGATCTTAGCTTTAAAGAAAAAGAAAAAATGACTAAACTCTTCTTAGAAAAACAACCTTCAGGTAGCGGAATGATTTTCTGTAATCGAAAGGAAACTTCCGAAGAGCTACATAAGTTTTTAAAAGAGCAATTTCCAAGTAAGAGATTCTATATTTTACACGGGGAGATGGAAGCAAAAGAGCGAACAAGCTCGTTTAATAAGTTCAAAGAAAAAGGCGGTATAATGGTTTGTACCGACATCGCTGCTCGAGGTATTGATATACCAGCTCTTGGTTGGGTTCTAAACTACGATCTTCCTTTTGAGGCCGTATTCTATATTCATAGATCAGGTAGAGTAGGAAGAGGTGGTAGAAAAGGATCTGTTTATAACTTCGTAACGAGTAAGGACTTTAACCTTATTGGTCGTATTAATACATCTATTAAAGAGCAATCTCTAATAAAGCTAACGACAATCAATACTAAGCTTCAAAGAGATATGGCGAAGAAGAAAGAACAGAAAAAGCTTCCTAGTGAACCAGTCAAGAAAGTGAGAAAGAAAAGACCTCAAGTAGGTGGAAACAAGTCCCCAAGATATAAAAAGGGTAAATGATCGTTTGTTAAAAATTTAGTTTGCGATATAATGAGAGCATGAAAATTGCTCTCTTTTTTTTACTTTTAATTTTCTCATCTTGCTCCAAAGACTTGAAGTATCCAGCATCAGAAATGTGGTCCCTGGCCTATAAGAAAGATCCTTCGATTGAACTCATTTTAGTTACTGATCCTGCACGAAGAATTCTTTGTGAAAATTATAAAGTTAAAGGCTGTATCGTTGGTTCAGGAAAGAGAATTAAAGTTCGTCTCGTTGAACTTATTGCAATTGAATTTGAAAGTGAAAAAGATGCAAAAGCAGCAGCTAAAGCGTACGATCAATACTATGCAAGAAATTGGTTCTTTGATGATGTGAAGGGGGAGCCAGTACTAGAAGACTTTGTTAAATCTGTCTACGATGCTAAGAACCCTAATTAAAAAGAAATCTTTTAAATCTTTTTTCAAAGTCATTAATCTTC
Above is a genomic segment from Halobacteriovorax sp. HLS containing:
- the tgt gene encoding tRNA guanosine(34) transglycosylase Tgt; this encodes MSRIQDQVKEHFDFKLVHQDKNSKARAGVIRTPNGDIPTPVFMPVGTHGAVKALQPSVLEDMDTKIILSNTYHLHLSPGSDLIKKAGGLHKWMGWPRPILTDSGGFQVFSLQKKGIREEGAEFKDHKGKSVLLSPETSIEIQQNLGSDIMMAFDECIPYPATREYTKTSIDRTHRWLDRCITTWTNPKQALFGIIQGSTYDDYRSECVDELVKRDLPGYAIGGVSVGEGPELMEKIVTYTAPLMPVDKPRYVMGVGNPEDLLMIWENGIDMSDCIIPTKFARGGTLFTNRGKIRIKHKNYRRDFFPIEPNCECYACKNFTRSYVKHLFDSNEILGAILATAHNIAFYKSLAERAREAILEDRFTEFKKDFLEKYNKS
- a CDS encoding DEAD/DEAH box helicase, translating into MANFNDLLQHDELKAYIKEQGFQYPTPVQLKGIPLLSDKKSISLLGKTGTGKTLAYALPIVQNVKNDEQSGVETKAGHPKAVIVLPTKELTSQVFQVFKDISHFSKLRVRKLLGGEKGQKSKDLGSQSFEILITGPGRLAAMLEKKELSLTDTKYLILDEADTLLDMGFFKEIKKLWSFCEWEGTTVGLISATMPNDFDKFKDEVFEKVDFEMLEVGGHGIKQDIETFNIDLSFKEKEKMTKLFLEKQPSGSGMIFCNRKETSEELHKFLKEQFPSKRFYILHGEMEAKERTSSFNKFKEKGGIMVCTDIAARGIDIPALGWVLNYDLPFEAVFYIHRSGRVGRGGRKGSVYNFVTSKDFNLIGRINTSIKEQSLIKLTTINTKLQRDMAKKKEQKKLPSEPVKKVRKKRPQVGGNKSPRYKKGK
- a CDS encoding FHA domain-containing protein; the protein is MTRPLSFELEINFPDQSPHNIPLENKLSLGSTDVSELCIEDYGLAPMHLSFRVHNGILSLHNLGGTYPTHLGEQKLNHGKMYLLNIGDIIKCGEVQIKILEGSIEQTPPAPATEQTEPENIDDTFEEMKVTEEQQAPIDEAPTPDELSDTIFEDETDPSFQFDSMTEEQIQESEEDDDEDHSFLEGVKGSTLIERLKTRFLKRDFSEDPRKIEIKKSAATIVKVSPPGPFLRLFALVINASITYTLVFEFLKDSSVATHFSAAYNKLLPLIKEVPYSHHITESLFSIILTFIALDLISSLIFGVNIGQLLVGIKSSRGVLISRIQAILRSLISVVTTPLLIFDAPCVIGKRTLKEFITGSALTSRSKIFSIISFILILPIFILLPFVSPVILNLSEFDNYTVNESLNVKVPKEFRATKVWPLKPMKLKFSGKWNENFRVIPSPSVKENQSSLEIISLNEKLVSTSIKLQQTQSLSKIFPKLATINPVFKYQYQHLYKTLTSKKDLNLSKESIADIQSLVLNSLSMNLEKAPALLIEHGPFVKDLIFVNSFLKDKVSLTSKSSIEFYTSDKKFLLFVTNSTRKKQVINILMVNQLGEMNVYKSISNKVHASDHLSVTKLLFQNALIVKDSDTASSWDSAKMLELYSDLHSSKRDLKDIEIASSYEYYFELARKLVQLSTKSDSYAAHIDFLTKQIQSTNIFLEELIEFKQLRGVEELHSSLKKLSFALNEKNLSFFSL